A genomic region of Bactrocera dorsalis isolate Fly_Bdor chromosome 3, ASM2337382v1, whole genome shotgun sequence contains the following coding sequences:
- the LOC109579813 gene encoding uncharacterized protein LOC109579813, translating to MSKNYISKEEAINQLYATIKTKFEQDGVLQEVRCMLQTKMVAMMKGKNDGQTTLLGRKLPDLSKLSASSSMPTSSDVDDAEQRQDPRLKMMQQLIMEYFHWHGFHYTAEMFAQESGTENVRPSRQQLERAVGPFEHKSLPILLELVAELMEKNQP from the coding sequence ATGTCAAAGAATTATATCTCAAAGGAAGAGGCTATCAATCAATTGTATGCTACAATCAAGACGAAATTCGAACAGGATGGTGTATTGCAGGAAGTGCGTTGCATGTTGCAAACCAAAATGGTGGCCATGATGAAAGGTAAGAATGATGGCCAAACCACATTACTGGGACGTAAACTACCCGACCTAAGTAAGCTGAGCGCTAGCAGTAGTATGCCCACGTCTAGCGATGTAGACGACGCGGAACAACGACAAGATCCACGTTTAAAGATGATGCAACAGCTGATCATGGAATACTTTCATTGGCATGGCTTTCACTACACCGCCGAAATGTTCGCGCAGGAAAGTGGCACGGAGAATGTGCGACCATCGCGTCAGCAACTTGAACGTGCAGTCGGGCCGTTCGAACATAAAAGCCTTCCCATACTACTGGAGCTAGTGGCCGAACTTATGGAGAAAAATCAACCTTAA